The Zygotorulaspora mrakii chromosome 3, complete sequence genome includes a region encoding these proteins:
- the PHO84 gene encoding phosphate transporter PHO84 (similar to Saccharomyces cerevisiae PHO84 (YML123C); ancestral locus Anc_8.858) → MSDSKGSEIHQEVHEKNITVGGNAAFHNYINDFAHIEDPLERRRLALQKIDDASFGWYHVRAILVAGVGFLTDSYDIFAINLGISMMTYVFWGGNIPSSTSTLLKVSTSVGTVIGQLGFGTMADIVGRKKIYGLELIIMISATVLQCTVGPAPGVSFPAVLTFYRIIMGIGIGGDYPLSSIITSEFATTKWRGAIMGAVFANQAFGQIAAGIVALVLVAGYKNDLVGVANGAECGAACIKACDQMWRILVGLGAVPGCIALYFRLTIPESPRYTLDVDANVNKGAADIGKFVSGEKGDAENDQVARLERAPTAVEAVEIQTPKASFKDFCHHFGQWKYGKILLGTAGSWFCLDVAFYGLGLNTAVILQAIGYAGNGDIYTVLYNSAVGNLILICAGSLPGYWVSVFTMDIIGRKPIQLFGFFILTVLFCVIGFAYHRLSDGGLLGLYIVCQFFQNFGPNTTTFVIPGECFPTRYRSTAHGLSAASGKVGAIIAQTALGTLIDYHCHRDGLKKNCWLPHVMEIFALFMLVGLFTSLLVPETKRMTLEEVTEKYHDEIDPSAYGRSVVGSNSTSAGSTMSEQV, encoded by the coding sequence ATGAGTGATTCGAAGGGCAGTGAGATCCACCAGGAAGTTCATGAGAAGAACATAACGGTCGGTGGTAATGCGGCATTCCACAACTATATCAACGATTTTGCACACATCGAGGATCctttggaaagaagaagactGGCTTTGCAGAAGATCGATGACGCGAGCTTTGGTTGGTACCACGTCCGTGCGATTTTAGTTGCGGGTGTTGGTTTCTTGACCGACTCATACGATATTTTCGCTATCAATTTGGGTATCTCGATGATGACGTACGTTTTCTGGGGTGGTAACATTCCAAGCTCTACCTCAACTCTATTGAAGGTCTCCACATCTGTTGGTACCGTCATTGGTCAACTTGGATTCGGTACCATGGCTGATATTGTTGGCCGTAAGAAGATTTACGGTCTTGAATTGATTATCATGATTTCTGCAACTGTTTTGCAGTGTACTGTCGGACCAGCTCCAGGTGTTAGTTTCCCAGCTGTTTTGACTTTCTACCGTATCATCATGGGTATTGGTATCGGTGGTGACTATCCGCTATCTTCCATTATCACCTCTGAGTTTGCTACCACCAAATGGAGAGGTGCCATCATGGGAGCTGTGTTTGCTAACCAAGCATTTGGGCAAATCGCAGCAGGTATTGTTGCTTTGGTTTTGGTTGCCGGCTACAAAAATGATCTAGTAGGTGTTGCCAATGGTGCTGAATGTGGCGCTGCTTGTATCAAAGCCTGTGACCAAATGTGGAGAATCTTGGTTGGTTTGGGTGCCGTACCAGGGTGCATTGCTTTGTACTTCAGATTGACCATTCCTGAATCTCCACGTTACACCTTAGATGTTGATGCTAACGTGAACAAGGGTGCAGCTGACATTGGTAAATTTGTCTCTGGTGAAAAGGGTGATGCTGAAAATGATCAAGTGGCACGTTTGGAAAGAGCCCCAACTGCTGTCGAGGCTGTCGAAATTCAAACTCCAAAggcttctttcaaagatttctGCCACCATTTCGGCCAATGGAAGTACGGTAAGATCTTATTGGGTACCGCTGGTTCTTGGTTTTGTCTGGATGTTGCATTTTATGGTTTAGGTTTGAACACTGCTGTTATCTTACAAGCCATTGGTTACGCTGGTAATGGAGACATCTACACCGTCCTATACAACTCTGCTGTTGGTAACTTAATCTTGATCTGTGCCGGTTCGTTGCCAGGTTACTGGGTTTCCGTTTTCACGATGGATATTATTGGTAGAAAGCCAATTCAATTATTTGGTTTCTTCATTCTTACCGTGTTATTCTGTGTTATTGGTTTTGCTTACCACAGACTATCAGACGGCGGTCTACTAGGTCTATACATTGTCtgtcaatttttccaaaacttcGGTCCAAACACTACCACTTTCGTCATTCCCGGTGAATGTTTCCCAACTAGATACAGATCGACTGCTCACGGTTTATCCGCTGCATCTGGTAAAGTCGGTGCAATCATTGCTCAAACCGCTTTGGGTACTCTAATTGATTACCATTGTCACAGAGACggtttgaagaagaactgTTGGTTGCCTCACGTTATGGAGATTTTCGCTCTTTTCATGTTGGTTGGTCTATTCACTAGTCTGTTAGTTCCAGAAACTAAGAGAATGACTCTGGAAGAAGTCACCGAGAAATACCACGACGAAATCGATCCTTCTGCTTACGGTCGTTCCGTTGTTGGTAGCAACTCTACCTCCGCCGGCTCCACAATGTCGGAACAGGTATAA
- a CDS encoding tubulin alpha chain (similar to Saccharomyces cerevisiae TUB3 (YML124C) and TUB1 (YML085C); ancestral locus Anc_8.859) — protein sequence MREVISINVGQAGCQIGNACWELYSLEHGIKPDGYLQEGLSRPKGGEDGFSTFFYETGAGKYVPRAVYVDLEPNVIDEVRTGPYKDLFHPEQLINGKEDAANNYARGHYTVGRELLDDILDRIRKISDQCDGLQGFLFTHSLGGGTGSGLGSLLLEQLSIDYGKKSKLEFAVYPAPQVSTSVVEPYNTVLTTHTTLEHADCTFMVDNEAIYDMCKRNLDISRPSFANLNNLIAQVVSSVTASLRFDGSLNVDLNEFQTNLVPYPRIHFPLVSYAPILSKNKANHEANSVSEITNACFEPGNQMVKCDPRTGKYMATCLLYRGDVVTRDVQNAVSQVKNKKTVQIVDWCPTGFKIGICDEPPTATPNSQLTSVKRAVCMLSNTTAIADAWKRIDRKFDLMYAKRAFVHWYVGEGMEEGEFTEAREDLAALERDYIEVGADSYADEEY from the exons ATGCGTGAAGTTATTAGTATTAATG TCGGTCAAGCAGGTTGTCAGATCGGTAATGCATGCTGGGAACTGTATTCTCTAGAACACGGAATAAAACCTGATGGGTATCTACAGGAGGGCCTAAGTAGACCTAAGGGTGGCGAAGATGGATTCTCAACATTTTTCTATGAAACAGGTGCTGGCAAGTATGTGCCAAGAGCAGTATATGTTGATTTAGAGCCGAACGTTATCGACGAAGTTCGTACCGGTCCATACAAGGATTTATTTCATCCAGAGCAATTAATAAATGGTAAGGAAGATGCTGCAAATAACTATGCTCGTGGTCATTATACTGTAGGAAGAGAATTACTGGACGACATCTTGGATAGGAttagaaaaatttcagaccAGTGTGACGGTTTACAGGGATTCTTATTCACACATTCTCTAGGGGGTGGTACAGGCTCAGGTTTAGGATCTTTATTACTAGAACAACTTTCTATTGATTATGGTAAGAAATCGAAATTAGAATTTGCTGTGTATCCTGCACCACAAGTTTCAACATCAGTCGTGGAACCATATAACACGGTTTTGACTACACATACAACACTAGAGCATGCTGATTGTACGTTTATGGTCGATAATGAAGCAATTTATGATATGTGTAAAAGAAATTTAGACATTTCTAGACCAAGTTTTGCTAATTTAAACAATTTGATTGCTCAGGTTGTTTCATCAGTAACAGCTTCTTTAAGATTTGACGGCTCATTGAATGTCGATCTAAATGAATTTCAGACAAATCTAGTTCCTTACCCAAGAATTCATTTCCCATTAGTTTCATATGCAccaattttatcaaagaataaagCAAATCATGAAGCAAATTCTGTTTCAGAAATTACAAATGCTTGTTTTGAACCTGGAAACCAAATGGTTAAATGTGATCCAAGAACTGGTAAGTATATGGCAACATGTCTATTGTATAGAGGAGATGTTGTTACAAGGGATGTACAAAATGCTGTTTCTCAAgttaaaaataaaaaaactgttCAAATCGTTGATTGGTGCCCAACTGGTTTCAAGATTGGTATTTGTGATGAGCCACCAACTGCAACACCTAATTCTCAATTGACATCTGTTAAAAGAGCCGTTTGTATGCTTTCAAATACAACAGCAATCGCTGATGCttggaaaagaattgatagGAAATTCGATCTCATGTATGCAAAACGTGCCTTTGTTCATTGGTATGTTGGTGAAGGTATGGAAGAAGGTGAATTTACTGAAGCAAGAGAAGATTTAGCTGCTTTAGAAAGGGATTACATTGAAGTTGGCGCTGATTCCTACGCAGATGAAGAGTATTAA
- the ALO1 gene encoding D-arabinono-1,4-lactone oxidase (similar to Saccharomyces cerevisiae ALO1 (YML086C); ancestral locus Anc_8.861), whose amino-acid sequence MSNSLAITPRKNFVFKNWAGIYSAKSQLYFQPTSIEEVVDIVNAARAQNKTIVTVGSGHSPSDMCITNEWLMNLDKLNKVKEFTEYPEENYADVTADAGLRVYQLGDYLTERGYAIQNLGSISEQSLAGIISTGTHGSSPYHGLVSSQYVNLTIVNGKGEVVFLDSEHNPETFRAAMLSLGKIGIIVRVTIRVVPSFNIRSTQEVIHFETLLKQWDSVWTSSEFIRVWWYPYSRKCVLWRGVKTSDPVTPPRRSWWGMPPFRYSYEFLLWISTKIYPALTPVIERFIFHRQYGKVETLGKGDEAVSTSIDGLNMDCLFSQFVDEWSCPLDNGIEVLRSLDHSITQAGQNKEFYVHVPVEVRCSNTTLPEKKLFTSDRTKTSPGPVYGNMLRPYLDNTPSTCRYAPLSDITNSQLTLYINATMYRPFGTNSPIHKWFTLFENTMDAAGGKPHWAKNFLGSTSLVPHPTKQESEYGDYEMRGMAKKIEAWYGDDLKSFKKIRNEQDPENIFVANKDWAVRNGIIDDKDVN is encoded by the coding sequence ATGTCAAACTCTCTAGCCATCACTCCCCGTAAGAATTTCGTATTCAAGAACTGGGCAGGCATCTACTCGGCGAAGTCCCAGCTATATTTTCAGCCAACGTCAATAGAAGAAGTTGTAGACATCGTAAATGCGGCCAGGGCGCAAAATAAGACCATCGTAACAGTGGGATCTGGCCATTCGCCAAGCGATATGTGCATTACAAATGAGTGGCTGATGAATTTAGATAAATTGAACAAAGTTAAGGAATTCACGGAATATCCAGAAGAAAATTACGCTGATGTAACTGCTGATGCAGGTTTACGAGTCTATCAATTGGGTGATTATTTGACTGAAAGGGGATAtgctattcaaaatttgggGTCGATCTCCGAGCAGAGTCTTGCCGGTATTATCTCTACGGGTACTCATGGTTCATCTCCGTATCACGGTTTAGTTTCTTCCCAATATGTTAACTTGACTATTGTCAATGGTAAAGGGGAGGTTGTATTTTTAGACTCTGAGCACAATCCCGAAACTTTCAGAGCTGCGATGCTTTCACTTGGAAAGATAGGTATCATTGTACGTGTGACGATTCGTGTTGTTCCATCCTTTAATATCAGATCTACACAGGAAGTTATTCATTTTGAGACATTGCTAAAACAGTGGGATAGTGTTTGGACATCCTCTGAGTTTATCAGAGTATGGTGGTATccatattcaagaaaatgtGTTTTGTGGAGAGGCGTCAAAACCAGCGATCCCGTTACGCCGCCAAGAAGATCTTGGTGGGGGATGCCTCCTTTTAGATATAGCTACGAGTTTTTGCTATGGATATCCACTAAGATTTATCCTGCGTTGACACCTgttattgaaagatttatCTTCCATAGACAATATGGTAAAGTGGAAACTTTAGGTAAGGGAGATGAGGCTGTTTCAACTTCTATCGATGGACTAAATATGGACTGCCTCTTCTCGCAGTTTGTAGATGAGTGGTCTTGCCCACTTGATAATGGTATCGAGGTTCTTCGTTCTCTGGATCATTCAATCACCCAAGCCGGtcaaaataaagaattttATGTTCACGTACCTGTCGAAGTTCGCTGCTCGAATACCACACTcccagaaaaaaaactatttACGAGTGACAGAACCAAAACAAGTCCAGGTCCAGTTTACGGTAACATGTTGCGTCCATACCTAGACAACACTCCTTCTACTTGCAGATATGCACCCCTCTCTGATATTACCAACAGTCAACTGACACTTTACATCAATGCCACAATGTACAGACCTTTTGGAACAAACTCTCCAATCCATAAATGGTTTACCTTATTCGAAAATACCATGGATGCTGCTGGCGGTAAGCCTCATTGGGCTAAGAACTTTCTGGGCTCAACCTCACTAGTGCCTCACCCAACTAAACAAGAATCTGAATACGGGGACTATGAAATGAGAGGTATggctaaaaaaattgaggcGTGGTACGGTGAtgatttgaagagtttcaaaaaaatcaggaACGAACAAGATccagaaaatatttttgttgcAAACAAGGATTGGGCTGTCAGGAATGGTATTATCGATGACAAAGATGTAAACTGA
- a CDS encoding cytochrome b5 reductase family protein (similar to Saccharomyces cerevisiae PGA3 (YML125C) and YML087C; ancestral locus Anc_8.862), with protein MEDLAELEQPNILDEPLHGIYIPSCLFLAGIAITTYLSGALQILLALPIFFAFVGYRAYAAYQRKISIRSDKWSSLELVDQTVVSKNTAIYRFNLKTSFETLDFDPGRHLMVKVPIDGGHEIRYYSPISPNFAKGYFDIMIKSYPEGQVSKYFASLKPGQLVDFKGPVGNFNYTTNSSKSLAIVAGGTGITPILQILNEIITTPEDVTKISLIYANDTENDILLKEELDEMAEKYPYFDVHYVLRTPPDNWSSSIGLITQDLMEGFLPDSSDDNRLLICGPEGMNSSVLAYAKNLGWKVTGEASKGDDQVFVF; from the coding sequence ATGGAGGACCTAGCGGAATTGGAACAACCTAATATTTTAGATGAACCTTTGCATGGAATTTATATCCCCAGTTGTTTGTTCTTGGCTGGTATAGCTATTACGACATATCTATCTGGAGCACTTCAAATTCTATTGGCTTTGCCAATCTTCTTTGCATTCGTGGGCTACAGGGCTTATGCGGCATATCAACGTAAGATCTCCATCAGAAGCGATAAATGGTCGTCGTTAGAACTTGTGGATCAAACTGTCGTATCGAAAAATACGGCAATTTATCGCTTCAACCTGAAAACTTCATTTGAGACATTAGACTTTGACCCCGGTCGGCATTTAATGGTAAAGGTACCAATCGATGGGGGTCATGAAATCAGGTACTATTCACCAATCTCTCCCAATTTTGCCAAGGGTTACTTCGATATAATGATTAAATCTTATCCTGAGGGTCAAGTTTCCAAGTACTTCGCAAGCTTGAAACCCGGCCAATTAGTTGATTTCAAAGGTCCAGTAGGTAACTTTAACTATACCActaattcatcaaaatccTTGGCTATTGTAGCGGGCGGTACAGGTATTACTCcaattttacaaattttaAATGAGATAATTACGACTCCGGAAGATGTCACCAAAATCTCATTAATTTATGCAAATGATACCGAGAATGACATTTTgttaaaagaagaattggacGAAATGGCTGAAAAATACCCGTACTTTGATGTTCATTATGTTCTAAGAACGCCACCAGATAACTGGAGTAGTTCTATCGGTCTCATAACGCAGGACTTGATGGAAGGTTTCTTACCAGACTCCTCCGATGACAACAGACTTCTAATATGTGGACCAGAGGGTATGAATAGTTCCGTATTAGCATACGCTAAAAATTTAGGCTGGAAGGTAACTGGCGAAGCGTCAAAAGGAGATGATCAAGTGTTTGTATTTTAA
- the UFO1 gene encoding SCF ubiquitin ligase complex subunit UFO1 (similar to Saccharomyces cerevisiae UFO1 (YML088W); ancestral locus Anc_8.863), whose amino-acid sequence MYGQSVIPSVAHHSLSFSMDAIPITAWSSESGGSEGMSLVLLPPEILINIFSHLDEKDLYVLQQVCKHFSRLINDEELWKNLFISKVHTGSFPSFSQSSKYSTEYLQRLKGLKQWKHNRAVKTKYVLSPSPRFEIQIESLLFDYPRCACYNDGIITLVQLHSKRKKDRLIYIPCTTPQGCSTMNFNMNAAVFGRFDGRVFGKLLSNKSYLTPVTEFDFRHSACVTAITTSSSQGSFEDWCVSGSENGEVIWWCETKRINFLKVSNKAITHVALFKSWTIVLDEEKIYVIHEMNNIHVIKLPKVSYDSCEEILLRVQFFKVDFGSMSLILADTNHLFVISFDPNQNFNYTRSIEVPELINKITLDEVTSLREQNPKLAGGDGCHLAIMTMKNTINIINVRAPGNTLKIENVLEFDGHIFTCQVTNLVIVCALGGKLQIFDATSAQLIKTVQKTEPNPQFLAISQGRMVIGSGNVVHYLQYISESNYDKRRGTNNHHSHSGKRESGVDVGLAIYDEEKYIRSKQRLESERLLETYGGDMSDEELQLKIALMESDSIAQQENKIREAADDDLRRAFEASTRTEHNQSVYRCLADEGDQEFLAALECSAAEEQDAQERSMRRARRDGNASRELQSREFDNNPDVELASSREDDEALQLAIALSLSEMN is encoded by the coding sequence atgtATGGACAGAGTGTTATCCCCTCGGTGGCACATCACTCCTTGTCGTTTAGCATGGACGCTATTCCCATAACGGCTTGGTCGTCAGAATCAGGGGGCAGTGAAGGGATGTCATTGGTGTTGCTCCCACCTGAAATATTGATTAATATTTTCAGTCATCTAGACGAAAAGGATCTGTATGTTTTGCAGCAAGTCTGCAAGCACTTTTCGAGGCTGATTAACGATGAGGAACTCTGGAAGAACTTGTTTATATCAAAGGTACACACTGGTAGTTTTCCGTCATTTTCGCAATCGTCGAAGTATAGTACAGAATATTTGCAAAGGCTCAAGGGTCTGAAGCAATGGAAGCACAATAGAGCTGTGAAGACAAAATATGTTTTGTCGCCGTCGCCCAGGTTTGAGATTCAAATCGAAAGCTTGCTCTTCGATTACCCGCGTTGCGCTTGTTATAACGATGGCATTATAACACTGGTTCAGTTGCACTCGAAGCGGAAAAAGGATAGGTTGATATACATACCTTGTACGACTCCACAGGGATGCTCTACCATGAACTTCAATATGAACGCTGCTGTCTTTGGTAGATTTGATGGCAGGGTGTTCGGTAAACTGCTAAGTAACAAATCTTACTTAACGCCAGTGActgaatttgattttagACACTCAGCATGTGTTACAGCAATAACGACCTCGTCTTCACAGGgatcatttgaagattggTGTGTAAGCGGATCTGAGAATGGCGAAGTTATATGGTGGTGCGAGACAAAGCGTATAaattttctcaaagttTCCAACAAGGCCATTACACATGTTGCCTTGTTCAAAAGTTGGACGATTGTATtagatgaagagaaaatatATGTGATTCACGAAATGAATAACATTCATGTTATAAAGTTACCTAAGGTTTCTTATGATAGCTGTGAGGAAATCTTACTTCGAGTTCAGTTTTTTAAGGTCGATTTCGGTTCAATGTCATTAATACTAGCCGATACCAATCACCTATTTGTGATTTCATTTGATCCAAATCAGAACTTCAACTATACGAGATCAATTGAAGTTCCAGAATTAATCAATAAAATTACGCTTGATGAAGTGACGAGTTTAAGAGAGCAAAATCCAAAGTTGGCCGGTGGTGATGGTTGTCATTTGGCTATTatgacaatgaaaaatacaattaaTATAATAAATGTTCGTGCACCTGGGAacactttgaaaattgagaaCGTATTAGAATTCGATGGTCACATCTTCACCTGTCAAGTGACAAATTTGGTAATTGTTTGCGCTCTGGGAGGCAAATTACAGATTTTTGACGCAACAAGTGCACAATTGATTAAAACGGTGCAAAAAACAGAACCAAATCCTCAATTTTTGGCGATATCACAAGGCAGAATGGTAATTGGAAGTGGTAATGTCGTCCACTATTTGCAATACATCTCTGAATCTAATTATGACAAGAGACGTGGAACTAATAATCACCACAGTCATAGTGGTAAGCGGGAAAGTGGGGTTGACGTTGGACTTGCAATATATGATGaggaaaaatatatccGCAGCAAACAAAGGCTGGAAAGCGAAAGACTTCTGGAAACGTATGGAGGAGATATGAGTGATGAAGAGTTACAATTAAAAATCGCGCTAATGGAATCTGATTCGATAGCGCaacaagaaaataaaattagGGAAGCAGCAGACGATGATTTGAGGAGAGCTTTTGAAGCTTCCACTAGGACTGAACATAACCAATCGGTATACCGATGTTTAGCAGATGAAGGTGACCAGGAATTCTTGGCAGCTCTGGAATGCTCTGCGGCCGAAGAGCAGGACGCACAAGAACGATCGATGAGGAGAGCACGGAGAGACGGCAATGCGTCGCGTGAACTTCAAAGTAGAGAGTTCGATAACAATCCAGATGTAGAACTGGCAAGTAGCCGGGAGGACGATGAAGCACTGCAGTTGGCAATAGCATTGTCTCTGAGTGAAATGAATTGA
- the ERG13 gene encoding hydroxymethylglutaryl-CoA synthase (similar to Saccharomyces cerevisiae ERG13 (YML126C); ancestral locus Anc_8.864), with product MTEIKRQKTAAQLSRPANVGIKGIEIYIPSQCVNQSELEKFDGVSSGKYTIGLGQTNMSFVNDREDIYSLSLTACSKLLKNYNIDPQDIGRLEVGTETLIDKSKSVKTVLTQLFEGNSDLEGVDTLNACYGGTNAVFNSINWIESSAWDGRDAIVVCGDIAIYDKGAARPTGGAGTVALWIGPDAPIVFDPIRGSFMENAYDFYKPDFTSEYPYVDGHFSLTCYVKALDQSYKAYSKKAIARGLAKDPAGPEAVNVSKFFDYNVFHVPTCKLVTKSYGRLLYNDFRSNPSLYSNVDSNMATEDYEKSLTDKTIEKTFVNVAKVLHKERVEPSLTVPTNTGNMYTGSVWSALGSLIFFKGSEALQDKRIGLFSYGSGLAASLFSCKVVGDVSNIVKVLDLEHKLSSRKTETPQDYEKAIHLREQAHLQKDFKPQGSIELLIPGTYYLTEVDDKFRRSYAVKE from the coding sequence ATGACCGAAATTAAGAGACAAAAGACAGCTGCTCAATTGAGCAGACCAGCAAATGTTGGTATCAAGGGTATCGAGATTTACATCCCTTCTCAATGTGTGAACCAGAGTGAGTTGGAGAAATTCGATGGTGTTTCAAGTGGTAAGTACACCATTGGTTTGGGCCAAACCAATATGTCATTTGTCAACGATAGAGAAGATATCTATTCGTTGAGTTTGACTGCATGCTCtaagcttttgaagaactATAACATCGATCCACAAGATATTGGTAGACTAGAAGTCGGTACAGAAACACTGATTGATAAGTCAAAGTCGGTTAAAACAGTTTTGACTCAATTGTTTGAGGGCAATTCTGATTTAGAAGGTGTTGACACCTTGAACGCATGTTATGGTGGTACCAATGCCGTCTTCAACTCGATCAATTGGATTGAATCCAGCGCCTGGGACGGCCGTGACGCTATAGTTGTTTGCGGTGATATTGCCATTTACGACAAGGGAGCAGCAAGACCAACAGGAGGTGCCGGTACAGTAGCATTATGGATTGGACCTGACGCGCCAATTGTGTTTGATCCTATTAGAGGTTCTTTCATGGAAAACGCTTACGATTTCTACAAACCAGATTTCACCAGTGAATACCCCTACGTTGACGGTCACTTCTCACTGACTTGTTATGTCAAGGCGTTGGACCAAAGTTACAAAGCTTACTCCAAGAAGGCAATTGCTAGAGGGCTAGCCAAGGATCCAGCAGGCCCAGAAGCCGTCAatgtttccaaatttttcgattATAACGTTTTCCATGTTCCAACATGTAAATTAGTCACAAAATCGTACGGTAGACTATTGTACAACGATTTCAGATCCAATCCATCTTTATATTCCAATGTCGACTCCAACATGGCAACAGAGGACTACGAAAAATCGTTGACCGATAAGACAATCGAAAAAACCTTTGTTAACGTTGCCAAGGTTTTACACAAAGAGAGAGTTGAACCTTCTCTGACAGTTCCAACAAACACCGGTAACATGTATACCGGTTCCGTATGGTCTGCATTGGGGTCTCTAATCTTTTTCAAGGGCTCCGAAGCGTTGCAGGACAAGCGTATCGGCTTATTCTCGTATGGTTCGGGTCTGGCTGCTTCATTATTCTCCTGCAAAGTCGTTGGTGACGTCAGCAACATCGTGAAGGTTTTGGATCTAGAACACAAATTGTCCTCGAGAAAGACGGAAACCCCACAGGACTACGAGAAGGCAATTCATTTAAGAGAACAAGCACATCTGCAAAAGGACTTCAAGCCACAAGGCTCTATCGAATTGTTGATTCCAGGAACCTATTACTTGACCGAGGTTGATGACAAGTTCAGAAGATCCTACGCTGTCAAGGAGTAG